Genomic window (Mycolicibacterium smegmatis):
CGTCGAGGGGCTTTGCCGACACCGTGGCCACCACGCCGTCGCGGATGCCCAGCGTACGGACCTGCGGTGGCCTGCCCGTCCCGTCGAACCACAGGCCGTTGCGGACGATGACGTCGTATGACATGGCGGACCTCCATTGGTCGGATGCCGCCACGCTATCCCAGTTAGTGAGTGCTCACAATCTTTTACTGGGATTTGTTGCGGAAGAACTCCACCGTCTTGGCGATGCCTTCGGCCAGCGCCACCTGCGGCTGCCAGCCCAGCACCTCGCGGGCACGGGTGTTGTCGAGCCTGGATCTGCGCAGATCACCCAGCCGCGGCGGGTGGAACTCGGGCTCATCCGGGGCACCGACGGCCCCGGCGATCGCCGTGTGCAGTTCACGCGTCGAGGTCTCCACACCGGTGCCGACGTTGAAGCGCTGACCGCCACCGGCGGGGCCGCCCGCACGGACGAACGCGTCGACCACGTCGTCGACGAAGACATAGTCACGGGTGTCGCTGCCGTCGCCGAAGATCTTGGTGGTCCGGCCGGCCAGCAGGGCCTCCGAAAAGATCGCGACCACACCGGCCTCACCGTGCGGATCCTGCCGCGGGCCGTAGACGTTGGCCGGCGCGATGTGCGAGCAGTCCAGGTCGTAGAGATTGCGGTACATGTTGAGGTACACCTCGCCGGCGACCTTGCCCGCCGCGTACGGCGATGCCGGGTTCACCGGCATGTCCTCGCTGGTCGGATAGGCCGGCGGGGTTCCGTAGACGGATCCGCCCGACGACGTGTGCACGACCTTGCGCACACCCGCGAGGCGCGCGGCCTCGGCGAGGCGAACCGTGCCGACGACGTTCACCGTGGCGTCGAACGGCGGATCATCCACCGAACGCTTCACCGAGATCTGCGCGGCGAGGTGGAAGATCACCTCGGGCTTGAACTCGGCGAGCAGTCCGGTCAGGTCCGCGTCGACGATGTCGGCCTTGACGAACTCGAACTTGTCACTGTTCTCCGCGGCATGCAGGTTCTCGGCCCGCCCCGAGCTGAGATCGTCGAGGCCGACGACGCTGTGTCCGTCCGCGAGCAGCCGGTCCACCAGCGTCGATCCGATGAAACCTGCCGCTCCAGTCACCAAAGTTCGCACCGCCACACCATACCGACGACCTATGCGTGAGGAGTCGGACCGTACAGTCGGCAAGAGTGAACTGGGTCGCCCGTACTGCCGCCGCGCTGATCGCGCTGCAACTGGTTGTCCGGGCCGTACTGGCCTTCGGCGGCTACTTCTACTGGGACGATCTCATCCTCGTCGGCCGCGCGGGCACCCAGAGTCTGCTGTCGCCGTCATTCCTGTTCGACGACCACGACGGACATGTCATGCCCGCGGCGTTCCTGGTGTCGGGTGTCATCACGCGTCTCGCGCCGTTCTCGTGGGTGTGGCCCGCGCTGAGCCTGGTGGTCCTGCAACTACTGGTGTCACTCGCGCTGCTGCGGGCGCTGTGGGTGATCCTCGGCTGGCGCCCCGTGCTGCTGGTGCCGCTGACCTTCGCGTTGTTCACGCCGCTGGCCGTGCCGGGGTTCGCGTGGTGGGCCGCCGCGCTCAACTCGCTGCCCATGCTGGCCGCGTTGGCGTGGGTGGCCGGCGAGGCCGTGCTGCTGGTGCGCACCGGACGCGTCCGCCACGCGGTCATCGGCGCGCTGGTGTACTTCGGCGGTTTGTTGTTCTTCGAGAAGGCCGCGGTGATCCCGTTCGTCGCGTTCGCGGTGGTCGCGCTGCTGGGGTATGTGACGTCTGAGTTCGATCTGGCCTCCGGTCTGGCCGAGGTGTGGCGGCGCGGCCTGCGGTTGTGGGTGGCATGCCTGGCACTGACCGCGGCCTGGATCGGCGTGTACCTGACCGTCGTCGACCAGAAGCGGTGGAGCTTCGACCTGGCCATGACCGGTGATCTGCTCAGCCGCTCCATCACCCACGGCATCGTGCCCGGCCTGGCCGGCGGGCCGTGGCAGTGGCAGCGGTGGGCACCGGCCTCACCATGGGCCACACCACCCGTGACGGTGATGGTGCTGGGCTGGATCGTGCTGGTGGCCGCGGTCGCGGTGGTGCTGCTGCGCAAGCAGCGGATCTGGCCCGTGCTGGCCGTGGCCGCCGGGTACGCCGTCGCATGCCAGGTGCCGATCTATCTGATGCGCTCGTCGCGGTTCACCGCGCTCGAACTCGCACAGACACTGCGGTACCTGCCCGATCTGGTCATGGTGCTCGCGCTGTTGACGGCCGTCGGGTTCTGCGCACCGAACCGGGAGTCGCCGTGGTTGTCGGCGTCGCGGGCGCGGTCCGTTGTGGTGGTCGGCGTGGCGGTGGCGTTCGTCGCGAGCAGCCTGTACTCGACGTGGACGTTCCTGCGGGTGTGGCGCGACAGTCCCGTCCCGGCCTACCTCGACAACGCGCGGGCGAGCCTGGCGTCCACCTCGGATGCGCCGCTGCTGGAACAGGAGGTGGACCCGCTGATCCTGCAACGCGTGGCCTATCCGGAGAACCTGGCCAGCCACATGTTCGCGCTGGCCTCACCTCGGCCCGAATTCGCGTCCGCGACAACCGATCTGCGGATGTTCGACCGCACCGGCACCCTCGTTCCCGCGCTGGTGACCTGGGTGCGCACCATTCTTCCCGGGCCGCAACCCAATTGCGGACATCTGGTGCAGACCGAGGAACCCGTCGTGATGCCACTCGACGGGCCGCTGCTGCCTGCCGACTGGACCGCCGAGATCAACTATCTGGCCAACAGCGACGGATCACTGACCATGGCGCTGAGCGAGGGCCCCGACGTCAAGGTTCCCGTCCGGCCCGGACTGAACCGCGTGTTCGTCCGCCTGCCCGGGGCCGGTGACGCGATCACCGTCCGCGCCAACACTTCAGCGCTGTCGGTGTGCATCTCCCCCGGGCCGGTGGGATTCTTGGCACCGAAGTAGGTCAGGCGGCGTCCTTTTCGGCTGTCTTGTCGGTGGTGTCGGACGTGTCGTCGTTGTCGTTGTCGGGCTTGGTAGCGGGCTTCGCCTTCGTCGAAGGTTCCGCCTTCGGCACTGTCACCCGTGTCTTCTTCGGCTTGAACACGTTGAACTGAGGCCGCTTGACCTTCCGCACGTTCGGCTTTGTCTTCTCGACCTTTTCGGCCTTCTCCGCTTCCTCGGTCTTATCCGCTGTGGCGACCGTCTTGTCGGTGTCGTCCTGCTTGACGGCCTGGTCGGTCTTCTCAACGCTGGTCGATTCCTTGACCGGTGTGGCCTTGTCCGCTTCGTCCGCGACCTTGGTGACCTCGTCGTCTTTGGTGGCCTCTTCTTTCACAGGCTCTTCTTGCTCAGCCAGCTCGTCGACGTCTTCGGTGACCTCGGCGACTTCCGCGGTCTCGGCCGTCCTGTCCGCAGCGGTGTTGGCAACCGTTCGCCGCTGCGTCGTGCTTTGCACAGCTGTCTCGTCGATATCGCCGTCGGTGGAGGGAGTTTCGTCGATCTCTGTGACCGCGGTCTGTGTGATCTCAGACTCGTCCTCTACGACCGTCTCCTCGGTGGTCGTCACCGTCACCCGTCCGGGATCGTTGCGCTTGTAGGCGGCATCGATGATCTTCCGCAGCGGTGCCTCGAGAGCAGCGACGAACGACTCGGGGAACCCGAGATCCCGCAGCGGCTGCAGCAGTGGCAGTTTCTCGGTGGGGATCAGATAGGTCGTCGTCTTGCCACCGGCTTTGTTCACGGTTTCGACGATGTTCTTCTCCGGCACCGTGGACAGGTCCCAACCGTCGACCTTGTCCTCGTAGCGGCCGTGCACGTAGATGATGCCGAGCAGCGCGTTGGCGGTGGCGATGAGATTCCATGGGCGGTCCGGGAAATCGGCCCAGCCGTCGTACTCGCCGTTGATGATCGTGGTCTCGTACGGGGTGTCCGGTGGCCGCACCGGGGTCAGGCCGATGATCGGGATACGGAACGGGATCCACCGCAGGATGCCGTTCGGGCCGGTCGGGTCGCCGATCGTGACGAACTTCAACTGGTCGACGGTCGGGCGCTCGTATTCGTCGAGCTTCATCAGCCGCTTCTTCTCGTACGCGATGACGATCGCGCCCTGGCTGAAGCCGGCGACGATGATCTTCTCGGTGATCGGGTTGCCCTCGTCGTCGACTCCCACGAACCTGTCCACACCCGCTGCCACGGCACCCGCGGCCTCCCAGATGCCCCGGTGCATGCCGAACACCGATGCCGGGTACTTGATGTGCTCGACGTCGTAGCCGGCAAACTCTCCCGGAACCAGCTGTTCCGGGTAGGGCGGATCGTGAAGAATGCGCGTGCCGCTGATCGTGAATGCGGTCGCGCCCAGCGCTGGATCGGTGGTCACAAGGGCTGCGGTGACCACGGCGGCGACCGCCGCAATCACGCCATTGCGCAATGTCATGATGGGAAGTTATCCGGCTCTTCGCAGTTGAGGGTGTAGAGGTCGTCGGCGCGTCGGTGCCGGGATAGGGGTCGAGGTCTTCCGATGATGGAGGTTCCTACGCCATCCATCTGAAAGACCTCGACGTGCCTGACGCTACCGGTCGGGCGGGCTTCGCCTGCGCTGACCTGACGACTTTCTGCCGCCTCGACGAGCTCGGGTTGGAGGTGACCGGCCAACGCCTCGACCCTGATCGGGCCGTGCTGGCGTGCCGGGTCGCCGATGAGGATCGGTGGTGCCGCCGCTGCGGCGAAGAAGGCGTTGTACGTGACAGCGTGACTCGCACGTTGGCTCATGAACCGTTCGGGTGGCGACCCACGGCTTTGCTGGTCACGATCCGCCGTTACCGTTGCGCCGGCTGCGCTCATGTGTGGCGCCAGGATGCCAGCGCCGCAGCCGAACCGCGGGCCAGGCTGTCCCGGCGTGCTCTGCGGTGGGCGCTGGAAGCCCTTGTCTGCCAACACCTGTCGGTGGCCCGGGTCGCCGAGGCGCTTGCGGTGTCGTGGAACACTGCCAACAACGCCGTGCTCGCCGAAGGTCAGCGGGTGCTCATCGCCGATCCGGCCCGGTTCGATGGCGTCGCGGTGATCGGCGTCGATGAGCACGTGTGGCGGCACACTCGCCGCGGCGACAAGTACGTCACCGTCATCATCGATCTCACGCCCGTGCGTGACGGGACCGGCCCCGCACGGCTGCTCGACATGGTGGAGGGCCGCTCCAAGAAGGCGTTCGCCGACTGGCTGGCACAGCGGCCACAGGAGTGGCGTGATCGTGTGGACGTTGTTGCCATGGACGGGTTCTCCGGGTTCAAGACCGCCGCCACCGAAGAACTGCCTGACGCGGCCACGGTGATGGACCCCTTCCACGTGGTCCGCCTGGCCGGCAACGCCCTCGACGAGTGCCGACGCCGCGTGCAGCTGGCCACCTGCGGGCACCGCGGCCGCAGCACCGACCCGCTCTACCGATCGCGACGCACCCTGCACACCGGGGCCGACCTGCTCACCGACCGCCAGAAAGCCCGACTGGCCGCACTGTTCGCCGCCAACGCGCACGCCGAGATCGAGGCCACCTGGGCGATGTATCAACGCACCGTGGCCGCCTACCGCGAACCAGACCGCACCAAGGGCCGCACCATGATGGCTGCACTGATCACCACGCTGAGCACAGGCGTCCCCACGTCGCTGACCGAGCTGATCACCCTCGGGCGGACACTGAAGAAGCGTGCCGCCGACGTCCTGGCCTACTTCGACCGCCCCGGCACCTCCAACGGGCCGACCGAAGCGATCAACGGCCGCCTCGAACACCTGCGCGGATCCGCCCTGGGCTTCCGCAACCTCACCAACTACATCGCCCGGTCCCTGCTCGAGACCGGAGGCTTCCGAACCCAGCTCCGTCAACCTCGGCGGTGAAGAATCCTCAACGCGTGTTCAACGCGGCCAGAGCGTCATTGGTCTCGGCCACCGAGAAACGGTCGGGGTGCCAGCCCCGGGGCAGCCAGTCCCTCATCTCCTGCGCACCGAGTCCCATCGGCGTTTCCCGCGGGTCGTACCCGCCGCGAACCCACGCAGCCAACTCCTCATAGCCGCCCAGGCCACCACAGTCCTCCGGCGGACAGGCCATCTTTCCCGTCAGACACACCGCAGCCGGGGGCGGATCATCGAAAACGTCTTCGACCACGAGCACGTGGTCCCATCCGTCGCCGAAGTCGTAATCGTAGAACAACCGCTCGCCCTTATCGGACACCACCTGATCGAGGCGCACGCTGTCCTCGACGACACCGTCGTCGCCTTCGCTGAGATCAAACCCGGTGACGAAGTAGGCACGGGTCCGCCGGTCCGCCCCGACACCGAACTTATGCAGATGACTGTCCTGCCAGCCCATAACGACCTGCAGCACAACATGGAGCTCATCGAGCATGAGGTCGCCCGGCAGGTCCAGCCGACGCCAGATCGGCGGCTTGGCGTACATCAGGTCGACGCGCACCCGGAAGCCCCGCGCACGATCCGGCACCGCCCGCACCTCGGGCGTCGGCTCATCGAACATTCCCGCGAACACGTTCCGACCAGCGTCGGCCATTAGCTTCTGCAGCAACGCCAGGTCCACACTGCCCCCGGACACTCCGCTCTTCCTCTTGCTCTTCCGCTTCTTCTCCGGCACACCCCAAGCCAACCAGACCCCTCGATCACAGCGCGAAAGCAGCTGATCGTCTCTACACCGTCAAGTGCGAAGAGCCAGATACCTCTGGAAAAGAATGTTCCCGGCCCCTTCGCAGACCTAGGAGTGGACGACGTACCAGGCGGGAAATGGGCACTCCCCGATAGCGTCCGAGAAACGCTGGAGAGTCCGGCGATCGAACGAATCCCAGATTGGACAGGCGAGGGTAATTCTTATTACAAGCTCACAAATGAGTCTGACCTACGCGCATTGACGGAGATGGTCGCCGCAGGAGATGAACGATTTCAGAACGGAAGTTACCTCGACGGTGGCTTGATGAGTAAGGCCACGGAGATTCTTGACGCTTCTTCTAATCCCGGCCTTGCTGCTACGCATGAATTCGACGGTGTGATGCAGGATATCTTCAAGGCAGCCGGGCGCGATGAGATAGTGAATCACGAGCTACTAACCGGGAACTTCAGCTACAACACTCTGGGAGAACCGAGGGATCTGGTACCTGGCGACAACGGGGCGAAGTTTCTCGACAATCTGACCCGCTATCACTGGGAGGACAACGGCGTCGCCGCACGTACCCTCACAGATTGGATCGACGATTCCGCGAACGGTCGCGACCCTGTGTTAAATAGACTTGCCGGCGAATCCGCTCACCGGATCGCGGATTATTTGGGTGACAATCGAGACCAACTGATGCGTGGTATCGGAACTCCCGGCAC
Coding sequences:
- the galE1 gene encoding UDP-glucose 4-epimerase yields the protein MRTLVTGAAGFIGSTLVDRLLADGHSVVGLDDLSSGRAENLHAAENSDKFEFVKADIVDADLTGLLAEFKPEVIFHLAAQISVKRSVDDPPFDATVNVVGTVRLAEAARLAGVRKVVHTSSGGSVYGTPPAYPTSEDMPVNPASPYAAGKVAGEVYLNMYRNLYDLDCSHIAPANVYGPRQDPHGEAGVVAIFSEALLAGRTTKIFGDGSDTRDYVFVDDVVDAFVRAGGPAGGGQRFNVGTGVETSTRELHTAIAGAVGAPDEPEFHPPRLGDLRRSRLDNTRAREVLGWQPQVALAEGIAKTVEFFRNKSQ
- a CDS encoding PE-PPE domain-containing protein encodes the protein MTLRNGVIAAVAAVVTAALVTTDPALGATAFTISGTRILHDPPYPEQLVPGEFAGYDVEHIKYPASVFGMHRGIWEAAGAVAAGVDRFVGVDDEGNPITEKIIVAGFSQGAIVIAYEKKRLMKLDEYERPTVDQLKFVTIGDPTGPNGILRWIPFRIPIIGLTPVRPPDTPYETTIINGEYDGWADFPDRPWNLIATANALLGIIYVHGRYEDKVDGWDLSTVPEKNIVETVNKAGGKTTTYLIPTEKLPLLQPLRDLGFPESFVAALEAPLRKIIDAAYKRNDPGRVTVTTTEETVVEDESEITQTAVTEIDETPSTDGDIDETAVQSTTQRRTVANTAADRTAETAEVAEVTEDVDELAEQEEPVKEEATKDDEVTKVADEADKATPVKESTSVEKTDQAVKQDDTDKTVATADKTEEAEKAEKVEKTKPNVRKVKRPQFNVFKPKKTRVTVPKAEPSTKAKPATKPDNDNDDTSDTTDKTAEKDAA
- a CDS encoding ISL3-like element IS1096 family transposase, encoding MPDATGRAGFACADLTTFCRLDELGLEVTGQRLDPDRAVLACRVADEDRWCRRCGEEGVVRDSVTRTLAHEPFGWRPTALLVTIRRYRCAGCAHVWRQDASAAAEPRARLSRRALRWALEALVCQHLSVARVAEALAVSWNTANNAVLAEGQRVLIADPARFDGVAVIGVDEHVWRHTRRGDKYVTVIIDLTPVRDGTGPARLLDMVEGRSKKAFADWLAQRPQEWRDRVDVVAMDGFSGFKTAATEELPDAATVMDPFHVVRLAGNALDECRRRVQLATCGHRGRSTDPLYRSRRTLHTGADLLTDRQKARLAALFAANAHAEIEATWAMYQRTVAAYREPDRTKGRTMMAALITTLSTGVPTSLTELITLGRTLKKRAADVLAYFDRPGTSNGPTEAINGRLEHLRGSALGFRNLTNYIARSLLETGGFRTQLRQPRR
- a CDS encoding plasmid pRiA4b ORF-3 family protein, which gives rise to MSGGSVDLALLQKLMADAGRNVFAGMFDEPTPEVRAVPDRARGFRVRVDLMYAKPPIWRRLDLPGDLMLDELHVVLQVVMGWQDSHLHKFGVGADRRTRAYFVTGFDLSEGDDGVVEDSVRLDQVVSDKGERLFYDYDFGDGWDHVLVVEDVFDDPPPAAVCLTGKMACPPEDCGGLGGYEELAAWVRGGYDPRETPMGLGAQEMRDWLPRGWHPDRFSVAETNDALAALNTR